A part of Diachasmimorpha longicaudata isolate KC_UGA_2023 chromosome 11, iyDiaLong2, whole genome shotgun sequence genomic DNA contains:
- the LOC135167476 gene encoding negative elongation factor D gives MEPEYDEERGGWGDDMGRGDDPGGEDPLDNPQEVLNQCLEKFKTPDYIMEPGIFTQLKRYFQAGGNPETVIELLSKNYTACAQMANLLAEWLILAGVKVTDVQAMVENNLKDMILKTFDPKKADKIFTEEGETPAWLTEMIQHPTWRSLIYRLAEEYPDCLMLNFTIKLISDAGFQGEITSISTAAQQIEVFSRVLKTAIAGFLQNTEDWQTSIKECAKMVCHGQHTYVYSQVLLQILAQETRGGFMMKRLSQEITKCAQQNRHDVTPITMALNGAASSPAACQALASMLSRNTLNPADISVLYRHYSLAEPPPIELVRNPQFLELLVDSLFKSGVKLNPEHKSKYIYLLAYAASVCETLPRKGNTRKVNKDELKTTIQAIEKVHNICNINKGSTELVAELNTLYQSIRFPVVSVGIIRWVECTVTEPSYFKLSTEHCPIHLALLDEVVACHNLLHPKVLQLLVQLFESKQDELEILVQLEMKKMLIDRMVNLLSRGCVVPVVCYIKQCWQRGDTDISLIRYFVTEVLEAIAPPYSVEFVHLFLPMVENEEITGTMRGDSDNDLVSEFIIHCKAHCPVVR, from the exons ATGGAGCCGGAGTACGATGAGGAGAGAGGAGGCTGGGGTGATGATATGGGGCGCGGAGACGATCCGGGAGGTGAGGATCCCCTGGACAATCCCCAGGAGGTTCTAAATCAGTGCCTGGAGAAGTTCAAAACGCCGGATTACATCATGGAACCGGGGATATTCACTCAGCTCAAGAGATATTTCCAGGCAGGAGGCAACCCAGAGACCGTAATTGAGCTCCTCTCCAAGAACTACACAGCCTGCGCCCAGATGGCGAATCTCCTCGCAGAGTGGCTGATCCTGGCGGGTGTGAAAGTGACAGACGTTCAAGCAATGGTAGAAAACAACCTGAAGGACATGATCCTGAAGACCTTCGACCCCAAGAAAGCGGACAAAATCTTCACCGAGGAAGGAGAGACCCCGGCCTGGTTGACAGAGATGATTCAGCACCCAACCTGGCGCTCTCTGATCTACCGGCTAGCTGAGGAGTACCCAGATTGTCTCATGTTGAACTTCACCATAAAGCTCATCTCAGACGCAGGATTCCAGGGCGAGATAACCAGTATCTCAACAGCAGCCCAGCAGATCGAGGTTTTCTCGCGAGTACTGAAGACTGCAATTGCTGGATTTCTCCAGAACACCGAGGACTGGCAGACGAGTATAAAGGAATGCGCCAAGATGGTGTGCCATGGACAACATACTTATGTGTACAGTCAGGTGTTGCTGCAGATACTGGCGCAGGAGACGAGAGGCGGATTCATGATGAAGAGACTCTCCCAAGAGATAACAAAATGTGCTCAGCAGAACAGACACGACGTAACACCAATCACAATGGCGCTGAATGGAGCGGCCAGCAGTCCGGCAGCTTGCCAGGCCCTGGCATCAATGTTATCAAGAAATACCCTGAACCCAGCAGACATTAGTGTCCTCTACAGACACTACTCCTTAGCAGAACCACCCCCAATAGAACTCGTGAGGAATCCCCAGTTCCTGGAGCTCCTCGTAGACTCACTCTTCAAATCTGGAGTTAAACTCAATCCCGAGCACAAGTCGAAGTACATTTACCTTTTGGCTTACGCTGCCAGTGTATGCGAAACTCTCCCCAGGAAGGGAAACACTAGAAAAGTGAATAAAGACGAGTTGAAGACGACTATTCAAGCTATCGAGAAGGTCCACAATATCTGCAATATCAATAAGGGCTCTACTGAACTGGTGGCTGAGCTTAACACACTTTATCAGTCCATTCGGTTCCCAGTGGTGTCTGTGGGAATCATCAGGTGGGTTGAGTGCACTGTCACCGAACCTTCGTACTTCAAACTAAGCACTGAACACTGCCCTATTCATCTGGCACTGCTGGACGAAGTCGTTGCTTGCCACAATTTACTGCACCCCAAAGTTCTCCAGTTACTGGTGCAGCTCTTTGAGAGCAAACAGGATGAACTGGAGATCCTAGTGCAGCTGGAGATGAAGAAAATGTTGATTGACAGGATGGTGAACCTGTTGAGTCGAGGATGCGTTGTGCCAGTTGTGTGTTACATTAAACAGTGCTGGCAGCGGGGAGACACGGATATTTCTTTGATTAGATATTTTGTCACTGAGGTACTTGAAGCAATAGCCCCTCCGTACAGCGTGGAATTCGTACATCTATTTCTTCCAATGGTTGAGAACGAGGAAATCACTGGTACAATGAGAGGAGACAGTGATAATGATCTTGTTTCTGAATTCATCA TTCACTGCAAAGCCCATTGTCCTGTCGTGAGATGA
- the LOC135167498 gene encoding protein stunted-like isoform X2, with protein sequence MSAWRQAGLNYINYSQIAAKLVRQALKAEFRASAAKREESSVKFTPWKDGKPIKAT encoded by the exons atgtCGGCGTGGAGACAAGCTGGATTAAA TTACATCAATTACTCGCAAATTGCTGCGAAACTAGTTCGCCAGGCACTCAAGGCCGAGTTTCGGGCCTCTGCTGCCAAGCGAGAGGAGTCTAGTGTCAAGTTTACCCCATGGAAGGATGGAAAGCCTATCA AGGCCACGTAA
- the LOC135167498 gene encoding protein stunted-like isoform X1 gives MSAWRQAGLNYINYSQIAAKLVRQALKAEFRASAAKREESSVKFTPWKDGKPITERS, from the exons atgtCGGCGTGGAGACAAGCTGGATTAAA TTACATCAATTACTCGCAAATTGCTGCGAAACTAGTTCGCCAGGCACTCAAGGCCGAGTTTCGGGCCTCTGCTGCCAAGCGAGAGGAGTCTAGTGTCAAGTTTACCCCATGGAAGGATGGAAAGCCTATCA CTGAGAGGTCTTAA